From Thermogladius calderae 1633, a single genomic window includes:
- a CDS encoding MBL fold metallo-hydrolase, whose product MEYTVIYDDLPSFIEGCTRDFGLSVHISLEGLSLLFDAGSRPEVLLKNSRTAGLDLSKIRLVVVSHPHTDHTGGLKALASGGPTVYVPHGQHKGLQEWLNLIGLKEVVVVKGVRELYRGVYVIPFPESQISEQALLVESGGGYTMFVGCSHPGVHYMVGRAVEEGFKVERVVGGLHLSGQPEYKARATVMELKRLGVKELLPLHCSGDLVLQYANLLGMLREKPSLCKTYRA is encoded by the coding sequence TTGGAGTACACGGTGATCTACGACGACCTGCCCAGTTTTATCGAAGGCTGTACTAGGGACTTCGGGCTCTCAGTCCACATATCGCTGGAGGGCTTAAGCCTACTCTTCGACGCGGGAAGTAGACCCGAGGTATTGCTGAAAAACTCGAGGACGGCTGGCCTCGACCTGTCCAAGATCCGCTTAGTGGTGGTCAGCCACCCGCACACCGACCACACAGGGGGTCTGAAAGCCCTTGCCTCAGGCGGACCCACCGTGTATGTCCCACACGGACAGCACAAGGGGTTGCAGGAGTGGCTCAATTTGATCGGCCTCAAGGAAGTTGTAGTCGTGAAAGGGGTAAGAGAGTTGTACAGAGGCGTCTACGTTATACCCTTCCCCGAATCCCAGATATCCGAGCAGGCACTACTCGTAGAGTCGGGCGGCGGCTATACTATGTTCGTGGGCTGCAGCCACCCCGGCGTTCACTACATGGTGGGCAGGGCTGTCGAGGAAGGGTTCAAAGTAGAGAGGGTTGTAGGCGGGCTACACTTGTCGGGGCAGCCCGAGTACAAGGCGAGAGCCACGGTTATGGAGCTCAAACGGCTCGGCGTGAAGGAGTTGCTCCCCCTCCACTGCAGTGGAGACCTGGTACTCCAGTACGCCAATCTTCTCGGGATGCTACGCGAGAAGCCCTCTCTATGCAAGACCTACCGTGCCTGA
- a CDS encoding AAA family ATPase translates to MRILGVYLENIRSFRKGLIVFPPRGITVIQGEVGSGKTSILMSIAYAFETPTGGRVEYADAFATPQPRHLLRTGESRGLIRVLVKQGNRLFLLERVLQREGDRVVNSGNAIYVYELLGEGGLQVKPVLKLRLSSGEYIEKLRSLLGLVEKSGRQRPEVFTNIIYSPQFNLTSILELEPSKRREVIEIALGLSRYTDFRANVSKVIDAIGEKVKGVQLELSRLEDTLRSLDKQGLQSRVKKIEEEKARVKRELEKVVSAREKAEKELEDVNNDILKVNSVIQEKRGLISRLQQENRLLRDKINAVKSKLASYTQVLGVSLDNLDEATKKVEEEIRAIQQRELGLRERLNALITREKDVIAEENRLDAEIAMLERRLGEVESDYREKEGIVKKGICPVCGQRIPHEHGLRLLAELREKAAKIKEELEEARRRRGVVREERSRLRSEIDKVQAELVDLSGTKDRVREAEKLLLELKSLMERVAEVASNEEAIKRMQQEVESLEATLREKKEKYASLKNELNRLREAERAMSNRLSELEGELRTLNDQLQKIQVLEEKLKSLRSELNKLVNSREVVKKVADMVDEVSRVLAQETFKFVSESFTTIFTMLAPDKALSIELSKDYEIRFYYATEKGRGLVVLPSGGQQSVASLALRLAVNQALRAISPRLKDSTLLLDEPTIGLSRELVARLRDLLNKLDEEQRAHIVVVTHDTDLLEAGSTRVRLVLREGATQVSYEGELDKNYRAFVESLIEKPP, encoded by the coding sequence TTGAGGATCCTGGGCGTCTACTTGGAGAACATCAGGAGCTTCCGCAAGGGGCTGATCGTTTTCCCGCCAAGAGGCATAACGGTCATCCAGGGGGAGGTCGGGTCGGGGAAGACAAGTATCCTCATGTCCATCGCCTACGCCTTCGAGACCCCGACAGGGGGTCGGGTAGAGTACGCTGACGCCTTCGCCACACCGCAGCCGAGGCACCTCCTCAGGACGGGGGAGTCTAGAGGTCTCATACGGGTCTTGGTCAAGCAGGGCAATAGGTTGTTCCTCCTCGAGCGGGTTCTACAGAGGGAGGGCGACAGGGTGGTTAACAGCGGTAATGCGATATACGTGTACGAGTTACTTGGAGAAGGCGGGTTACAGGTAAAGCCTGTACTCAAGCTCAGGCTCAGCTCGGGCGAGTACATCGAGAAGCTCCGGAGTCTACTCGGGCTCGTAGAGAAAAGCGGCAGGCAGAGGCCCGAGGTGTTCACGAACATCATCTACTCCCCACAGTTCAACTTGACGAGCATACTCGAACTCGAGCCATCCAAGAGACGGGAGGTTATAGAGATAGCACTCGGTCTATCGCGGTACACCGACTTCAGAGCTAACGTGTCCAAAGTGATCGACGCCATCGGGGAGAAGGTCAAAGGAGTCCAGCTAGAGCTCTCGAGGCTAGAGGACACGTTGAGGAGCCTCGACAAGCAGGGGCTCCAGTCAAGAGTCAAGAAGATTGAAGAGGAGAAGGCCAGAGTAAAGAGAGAGCTCGAGAAGGTGGTTTCTGCGAGAGAAAAGGCCGAGAAGGAGCTCGAGGACGTCAACAACGACATCCTCAAGGTAAACTCCGTTATACAGGAGAAGAGGGGTTTGATCTCCAGGCTGCAACAGGAGAACAGGCTTCTCAGAGACAAGATCAACGCTGTCAAGTCCAAGTTAGCGTCTTACACGCAGGTCCTCGGGGTCTCCTTAGACAACCTGGACGAGGCGACTAAGAAGGTCGAGGAGGAGATCCGCGCGATCCAGCAGAGGGAGCTGGGGCTAAGGGAGAGACTCAACGCTCTCATAACCAGGGAGAAGGATGTGATAGCCGAGGAGAACAGGCTCGACGCAGAAATCGCGATGCTAGAAAGGAGGTTGGGCGAGGTCGAGAGCGACTACAGGGAGAAGGAGGGGATAGTCAAGAAGGGGATCTGCCCCGTGTGTGGCCAGAGAATACCCCACGAGCACGGGCTCAGGCTACTGGCAGAGCTAAGGGAGAAAGCAGCGAAGATAAAGGAGGAACTAGAGGAGGCGCGGAGGAGACGCGGGGTGGTAAGAGAGGAGAGGTCCCGGCTGAGGTCCGAGATCGATAAAGTACAAGCGGAGCTAGTGGACTTGTCCGGGACAAAGGACCGTGTCCGGGAGGCGGAGAAGCTCCTACTGGAGTTGAAGAGCCTAATGGAGAGGGTCGCCGAAGTCGCCTCGAACGAGGAGGCCATCAAGCGGATGCAGCAGGAGGTAGAGTCGCTCGAGGCCACGCTGAGGGAGAAGAAGGAGAAGTACGCCAGCCTGAAGAACGAGCTGAACAGGCTACGGGAGGCCGAGAGGGCTATGAGCAACAGGCTCTCAGAGCTGGAAGGGGAGTTGAGGACCCTGAACGACCAGCTCCAGAAGATCCAGGTGTTGGAGGAGAAACTGAAGTCTCTTCGATCAGAGCTCAACAAGCTGGTGAACAGTAGGGAGGTCGTCAAGAAAGTGGCCGATATGGTCGACGAGGTCAGTAGAGTGCTGGCACAGGAGACCTTCAAGTTCGTCTCCGAGAGCTTCACCACAATATTCACCATGCTAGCGCCGGACAAGGCTCTCAGCATAGAGCTGAGCAAGGACTACGAGATCCGCTTCTACTACGCGACCGAGAAGGGGAGGGGGCTGGTAGTCCTACCAAGCGGAGGACAGCAGTCGGTGGCGTCGCTAGCCCTCAGGCTAGCCGTGAACCAAGCCCTGAGGGCTATTAGCCCGCGGCTCAAGGACTCAACGCTGTTGTTGGACGAGCCGACGATAGGTCTAAGTAGAGAGCTCGTGGCCAGGCTCAGGGACCTGTTAAACAAGCTTGACGAGGAGCAGAGGGCGCACATTGTCGTAGTAACGCACGACACGGACCTGCTAGAGGCGGGGTCTACTAGGGTAAGGCTGGTGTTACGCGAAGGAGCCACACAGGTGTCGTACGAGGGGGAACTGGACAAGAACTACAGGGCGTTCGTCGAGAGCCTCATCGAGAAACCGCCGTGA
- a CDS encoding ATP-binding protein produces MSTAGFIAGWRENRVVIQFARDFSPAIGDFYYVNQGGRKTILQLTSLNSWMEAVVPAIEALHSSALISDAYTQTGLAEPFLEYDESEGALYTPSSLPRPGSPVFKVDPLDVTSTSILSKIGEAVSEGVPACYLRAGLATHARLRKRTYFLSSKIRLPVDKMIPKHILVSGQTGAGKTSGVKGIVVSATAYSDRPINWVILDRHGEYSGLTGGVDFKRALEVVSTWKNVVIDTIVLDYTAGDTALGVRRTPISLADIEVDDITTAMNLGEDSSAQLEELLEALSIVVLEACSERLLSGSVCQHLITQTGDEVVPRGHLFSLYLLLFDNAIRAEAAMSVETKTKYGFHEYLLNKGFQSIQVLRKMKREITETLNIRTRPKVYVDAKGNRRYVHVVDDSSSVFKTIEPLKEPESVAAILYVLLYALNRLKGLDSYPSTGPYKFIPPGLDSRVREELIARASQIPVTVDPGMSLTDLASHLDDGRLFVVDLSRVTTREGDVVALAIARRILEERMRKGPATAASLPPVALVSEEAPLYLSSEKVKSVYNPFARIAREGRKFNIGIVAITQMATMMDRQILSNFNTIIAMRTNHEPDLEFFKSIGIPEETLPLLGEREAYLYSVDIPIRKPLPVYLPGDFEEDLIFSSRGEEAHPVLDEKVYKMLTEEEGS; encoded by the coding sequence TTGAGCACGGCTGGCTTTATAGCGGGCTGGAGGGAGAACAGAGTAGTTATACAGTTCGCCAGGGACTTTAGCCCGGCTATAGGAGACTTCTACTACGTAAACCAGGGGGGTAGGAAGACCATTCTACAGTTGACGTCCCTGAACAGCTGGATGGAGGCCGTGGTACCCGCGATAGAGGCGTTGCACTCCTCGGCCTTGATATCGGACGCGTACACGCAGACAGGGCTCGCAGAACCCTTCCTCGAGTACGACGAGAGCGAGGGAGCGCTTTACACACCATCCTCACTACCGAGGCCCGGAAGCCCGGTCTTCAAGGTAGACCCGCTGGACGTTACAAGCACTAGCATACTGAGTAAGATCGGCGAGGCGGTCAGTGAAGGAGTCCCGGCATGCTACCTCAGAGCAGGCCTCGCGACGCACGCGAGGCTTAGAAAAAGGACGTACTTCCTCTCCTCGAAGATTAGGCTCCCAGTAGACAAAATGATACCGAAGCACATCCTTGTATCGGGCCAGACCGGAGCCGGTAAAACGAGTGGCGTGAAGGGTATCGTGGTCTCGGCGACCGCCTACTCAGACCGCCCGATCAACTGGGTGATACTCGATAGACACGGCGAGTACTCCGGCCTCACCGGCGGCGTGGACTTCAAGAGGGCCCTGGAGGTCGTCAGCACGTGGAAGAACGTCGTGATAGACACTATCGTCCTCGACTACACGGCTGGAGACACCGCACTGGGTGTCAGGAGAACCCCGATATCCCTGGCCGACATAGAAGTAGACGACATCACTACGGCGATGAACCTCGGCGAGGACTCCTCTGCTCAACTAGAGGAGTTGCTGGAGGCTCTCTCTATTGTCGTGCTCGAGGCGTGTAGTGAGCGTTTGCTGAGCGGTTCGGTGTGCCAGCACCTGATCACGCAGACGGGCGACGAAGTCGTACCCAGGGGGCACCTTTTCTCGTTGTACCTGCTGTTGTTCGACAACGCCATAAGAGCAGAGGCAGCTATGAGTGTGGAGACGAAGACAAAGTACGGCTTCCACGAGTACCTCCTAAACAAGGGGTTCCAGAGTATTCAAGTCTTGAGGAAGATGAAGAGGGAGATAACGGAGACACTCAACATTAGAACCCGGCCCAAAGTCTACGTCGACGCCAAGGGTAACAGGAGGTACGTCCACGTTGTAGACGACTCGTCAAGCGTCTTCAAGACCATCGAACCGCTGAAGGAGCCGGAGAGTGTGGCAGCGATCCTCTACGTCCTCCTCTATGCTCTCAATAGACTCAAGGGCTTAGACTCATACCCGAGTACCGGGCCGTACAAGTTCATCCCTCCAGGACTTGACTCCCGAGTGAGAGAAGAGCTGATCGCGAGAGCTAGTCAAATACCAGTCACGGTCGACCCAGGAATGTCGTTGACCGACCTGGCTTCCCACCTAGACGACGGGAGGCTGTTCGTAGTGGACCTCTCGCGGGTCACCACTAGGGAGGGGGATGTGGTAGCACTCGCTATCGCGCGGAGAATCCTAGAGGAGAGGATGCGGAAGGGCCCAGCCACAGCGGCGTCCTTGCCCCCCGTAGCGCTTGTATCCGAAGAGGCACCGCTCTACCTGAGTAGCGAAAAGGTGAAGTCGGTGTACAACCCGTTCGCCAGGATCGCGAGAGAGGGCAGGAAATTCAACATAGGCATAGTGGCTATAACGCAAATGGCCACGATGATGGATAGGCAGATCCTCTCCAACTTCAACACCATTATTGCGATGCGCACCAACCACGAGCCTGACCTAGAGTTCTTCAAGAGCATAGGCATACCCGAGGAGACTCTACCTCTCCTGGGCGAGAGAGAGGCGTACCTGTACTCTGTCGACATCCCGATCAGAAAACCCCTACCAGTGTACCTGCCCGGCGACTTCGAGGAGGACTTGATATTCTCGAGCCGTGGAGAGGAGGCCCACCCCGTCTTAGACGAAAAGGTCTACAAGATGCTCACAGAGGAAGAAGGGTCTTGA
- a CDS encoding metallophosphoesterase family protein, translating to MRVLHTSDLHLGSRLFSESPVFKRVFLESLREIAEVATAKSCDYLVVAGDLFDANTLNRLDTETILNSIDIFRELRRGGVRVVVSPGNHDYHVDENGVLEIFERAELLLKPRVRVGDVIETKPLELGDLAFAAIPGLKNSSEVDYVGFRRIRVLGASSKPMVVMLHSIVDIGGARVGELVPRLSGLKSIAWGDVTQLFPQARYFALGHVHYPVPLDRRGQVRAAYPGAPVGYDSNDLLDTFFLKSKGFRRRVLVVDLDKEPPVYEAVELSNTPDVEYVELPERVDPATAQNRLAEALARLKGRWRVVVVSLSKGTDSNVLNRLRSTAEREGAFVYFRTRGVDDTSPFTLPSIVQVADLIEGEKRLIAQLLPRYGLKLTPERVQELIDMVSRGAPLDELVEDVVEAVSDVG from the coding sequence TTGCGAGTTCTACACACGTCTGACCTACACTTAGGCTCGCGCCTCTTCTCCGAGAGCCCTGTTTTCAAAAGGGTGTTCCTGGAGTCTCTCAGGGAGATCGCCGAGGTGGCCACGGCTAAGTCCTGTGACTACCTGGTCGTAGCCGGTGACTTGTTTGACGCGAATACCCTCAACAGGTTGGACACCGAGACCATACTCAACTCCATCGACATCTTCAGGGAGTTGAGGAGAGGAGGTGTAAGAGTAGTCGTCTCGCCGGGTAATCACGACTACCACGTGGACGAGAACGGCGTCCTAGAGATATTCGAGAGAGCGGAGCTGTTGTTGAAGCCGCGTGTCAGGGTAGGCGACGTTATCGAGACTAAACCGCTAGAGCTAGGCGACCTCGCGTTCGCGGCCATACCGGGCTTGAAGAACTCCTCCGAGGTAGACTACGTTGGCTTTAGGAGGATTAGGGTTCTCGGCGCGTCGAGTAAACCCATGGTAGTCATGCTCCACAGTATCGTGGACATAGGAGGCGCCCGGGTCGGCGAGCTAGTCCCCAGGCTGAGCGGCCTAAAGTCTATAGCCTGGGGGGACGTCACTCAGTTGTTCCCACAGGCCAGGTACTTCGCTCTAGGGCACGTCCACTACCCAGTACCCCTAGACAGGCGGGGGCAGGTAAGGGCCGCCTACCCTGGCGCCCCCGTCGGCTACGACTCGAACGACCTGCTGGACACGTTCTTCCTAAAGAGCAAGGGATTCAGGAGGAGGGTCCTCGTAGTCGACCTAGACAAGGAGCCTCCAGTCTACGAGGCGGTGGAGCTCTCCAATACGCCCGACGTGGAGTACGTCGAGCTACCCGAGAGAGTCGACCCTGCGACTGCTCAAAACAGGCTGGCTGAGGCTCTGGCAAGGCTCAAGGGGAGGTGGCGGGTCGTGGTGGTCTCTCTGAGCAAGGGCACGGACAGCAACGTCCTCAACAGGCTGAGGAGCACGGCCGAGAGGGAGGGCGCCTTCGTTTACTTCAGGACTAGGGGCGTAGACGACACCTCCCCCTTCACTCTCCCAAGCATAGTCCAAGTCGCGGACTTAATCGAGGGCGAGAAGAGGCTCATCGCCCAGCTCCTCCCTAGGTACGGCTTAAAACTGACACCAGAGAGGGTGCAGGAGCTGATCGACATGGTCTCTAGAGGTGCCCCCCTGGACGAGCTAGTCGAGGATGTAGTCGAGGCGGTCAGCGATGTCGGGTAG
- a CDS encoding metallophosphoesterase family protein, which translates to MVSRIFFSVDVHGSTLVWRKWIKAQEMYKANVLVLSGDLTGKVLVPIVRHSDGSWTARYFGSRWVMKSESEVAAFEEKLEGAGAYYVRVDERELEELKNNPDLVNRVMVEKMVERMRKWLELLVSKVDTRSVTTVVMPGNDDEWVIDDVIKEFEDKGVVYPLEKVFTVEKLEVASSPYVNPTPWKTPREKDEKDLEKYLEKLISKLSDPSKSIFNFHAPPYNTMLDLAPKLTKDLRVVTVAGVPQFEHVGSKAVRKVIEKYQPVIGLHGHIHESGGQDMIGRTVVVNPGSEYSEGVLKAYIVEIEGERLVNYYKIEG; encoded by the coding sequence ATGGTCTCCCGTATATTCTTCTCGGTCGACGTCCACGGCTCTACACTAGTATGGAGGAAGTGGATCAAAGCACAGGAGATGTACAAGGCCAACGTCCTGGTGTTGTCCGGCGACTTGACCGGTAAAGTCTTGGTCCCGATCGTCAGGCACAGCGACGGGTCCTGGACGGCCCGCTACTTCGGCTCGAGGTGGGTTATGAAGAGCGAGAGCGAGGTGGCGGCTTTCGAGGAGAAGCTGGAGGGTGCTGGGGCCTACTACGTAAGGGTCGACGAGAGAGAGCTGGAAGAGCTGAAGAACAACCCAGACCTAGTCAACAGGGTCATGGTTGAGAAGATGGTCGAAAGGATGAGGAAGTGGCTGGAGCTACTCGTCAGCAAGGTCGACACGAGGAGTGTGACCACGGTTGTGATGCCCGGTAACGACGACGAGTGGGTGATCGACGACGTGATAAAGGAGTTCGAGGACAAGGGGGTGGTGTACCCCCTCGAAAAGGTCTTCACGGTGGAGAAGCTAGAGGTAGCGTCGTCACCCTACGTCAACCCGACCCCCTGGAAAACCCCGCGAGAAAAGGACGAGAAGGACCTCGAGAAGTACTTGGAGAAACTTATATCGAAGTTGTCCGACCCGTCCAAGTCGATCTTCAACTTCCACGCTCCGCCTTACAACACGATGCTAGACCTGGCGCCCAAGCTCACCAAGGACCTCAGGGTTGTTACGGTCGCCGGTGTACCACAGTTCGAGCATGTGGGCTCTAAGGCTGTGAGAAAGGTGATTGAGAAGTACCAGCCCGTTATAGGTCTACACGGTCACATACACGAGTCGGGCGGGCAGGACATGATCGGTAGGACGGTTGTCGTGAATCCCGGGAGCGAGTACAGCGAGGGGGTACTTAAGGCCTACATCGTGGAGATCGAGGGGGAGAGGCTAGTTAACTACTACAAGATAGAGGGGTAA
- a CDS encoding APC family permease, whose translation MSEEVVFVRRASGLVRELSWIDVALWSIACPAASGMTFYAVKVLGYPDTYGGNIALAFFLAGLIFLPLTIAFYYITASFPRSSSMYVVVSRTLHSVLGYIPFWYYIVGGGGAMTAGFVMYIGLKAFSGPLAVAGVASNNPALISMANALIDPVNQLVISIILVAVLWALNMGGIKVIKWTMRIATILPLVVTVLTLAALAFVGADNGMAAFDSVYGPGSTSKIMSVAFNEAVSKQYNVPVLTANPLLIGTYGMLFWTLWAWSGLEVTTFIGSEVKDPSRSYLKGLFTGYAVVMALYLFNAIILPYVFNYDFLAAYAYLRANYPDALASILPGKPLPEPSVPFYIAIAFPNPVLAIIVGLAYFLWYLNTAIPVWVAAVRGFFSMSFDRALPEKLASVSPRFAAPTWANHITAIIAGLGAIITYYENLGATLATALISWLDFSLFIFVWPVGLALTLLPWWRPEIFERTVFRSKVATSVLGIIVFAIGWWLMLYTSYPEPSVQMVNIAAGVLGVSIYVYMMAKNRAKGIDPSKIYGQIPPA comes from the coding sequence ATGTCGGAAGAAGTGGTTTTTGTAAGGAGGGCGTCAGGTCTCGTCAGGGAACTGTCGTGGATCGACGTGGCCTTGTGGTCTATAGCCTGCCCCGCCGCGTCGGGTATGACCTTCTACGCTGTTAAAGTACTGGGCTACCCCGATACCTACGGTGGCAACATAGCGCTAGCGTTCTTCCTAGCGGGACTGATATTCCTCCCGTTGACCATAGCGTTCTACTACATTACGGCGTCCTTCCCGAGGTCTAGTAGCATGTATGTCGTGGTCTCCAGGACGCTCCACTCAGTGTTAGGCTACATCCCGTTCTGGTACTACATCGTGGGCGGTGGCGGTGCCATGACAGCGGGGTTCGTAATGTACATCGGCTTAAAGGCGTTCAGCGGCCCGCTCGCTGTTGCCGGGGTCGCCTCTAATAACCCGGCGTTGATCAGCATGGCTAACGCACTCATAGACCCCGTAAACCAGCTAGTGATATCGATAATACTAGTGGCCGTACTCTGGGCTCTCAACATGGGCGGTATCAAGGTCATAAAGTGGACTATGAGAATAGCCACGATATTACCCCTAGTTGTCACAGTTCTCACGCTCGCAGCTCTAGCCTTCGTGGGGGCCGACAACGGGATGGCGGCCTTCGACTCCGTCTACGGGCCTGGGAGCACCTCCAAGATCATGAGCGTCGCCTTCAACGAGGCTGTCAGCAAGCAGTACAACGTCCCTGTTCTGACAGCCAACCCACTGCTGATCGGTACGTACGGGATGCTGTTCTGGACACTATGGGCCTGGTCCGGCCTCGAGGTGACTACCTTCATAGGTAGCGAGGTGAAGGACCCCAGCAGGTCTTACCTCAAGGGGCTCTTCACCGGTTACGCGGTGGTCATGGCCCTCTACTTGTTCAACGCCATCATACTACCCTACGTCTTCAACTACGACTTCCTCGCCGCCTACGCCTACTTGAGGGCAAACTACCCGGACGCCCTGGCGAGCATCCTACCCGGCAAACCTCTACCAGAGCCCTCTGTACCCTTCTACATAGCAATCGCCTTCCCGAACCCAGTCCTAGCCATCATAGTAGGCCTGGCTTACTTCCTGTGGTACCTAAACACCGCTATACCGGTCTGGGTAGCGGCCGTGAGAGGCTTCTTCTCAATGAGCTTCGACAGAGCCCTGCCAGAGAAGCTAGCCTCTGTATCGCCCAGGTTTGCCGCCCCTACCTGGGCCAACCACATCACAGCCATTATAGCCGGCCTGGGCGCCATAATAACGTACTACGAGAACCTAGGCGCTACCCTCGCCACTGCCCTGATCTCCTGGTTAGACTTCAGTCTGTTCATATTCGTCTGGCCTGTCGGCCTGGCACTAACACTACTACCCTGGTGGAGGCCCGAGATCTTCGAGAGGACGGTTTTCAGGTCGAAAGTAGCGACTTCGGTGCTGGGTATAATAGTCTTCGCCATCGGCTGGTGGCTCATGCTCTACACGTCGTACCCTGAGCCCTCGGTCCAAATGGTCAATATCGCTGCCGGCGTACTAGGCGTATCGATCTACGTGTACATGATGGCCAAGAACAGAGCGAAGGGTATAGACCCGAGTAAGATCTACGGGCAGATACCCCCCGCTTGA
- a CDS encoding aspartate aminotransferase family protein produces MDVEKLILEERKVVPRPFVLKYFPLVPLKGRGCKLYDETGREYIDLTSGAATYIVGFNHPDVVREVVEQVESLFNYTTLYFYNRPSIELAGKLVNLTPGGFPKKVVFGFSGADAMEIALTASLNYTRRGRLVSFTDSFHGTLVLPASVSGIIRDALEGLGGPWYKDVVFVEYPNPYRNKWGVDGYEKPGELTALALKELEEVLRGTGGVAAVVIEPVQGDAGVVVPPKDFVREVARLAGEHGSLLVVDEAQTGLGRTGAWWGVEHYGVAPDVLVSAKALGGGFPLSAVVARSDILEALPRVGLGFTNMGHAVSCRAALATIRVIEREGLIERARTLGAYLTRRLREIQENHPVIGDVRGLGLMVGVEVVEDHRSRRPSRVKALKVAWGAWRKGVITTTLGRHGNVLRLTPPLNIPLEDLEKAITVLEEAVKDVEEGRVPDEVVEGVEGWGSWS; encoded by the coding sequence ATGGATGTTGAAAAACTTATTCTAGAAGAACGTAAAGTAGTTCCACGACCGTTCGTCCTCAAGTACTTCCCTCTTGTCCCTTTGAAGGGACGGGGTTGTAAGCTCTACGATGAGACAGGGAGGGAATACATTGACCTCACGTCAGGGGCCGCAACCTACATAGTGGGATTCAACCACCCAGACGTCGTTAGAGAAGTCGTAGAGCAAGTGGAGAGCCTCTTCAACTACACAACGCTCTACTTCTACAACAGACCATCCATTGAACTGGCCGGGAAGCTCGTGAACCTTACGCCGGGGGGCTTTCCAAAGAAGGTAGTGTTTGGCTTCAGCGGGGCGGACGCCATGGAAATAGCCCTCACGGCGTCTCTAAACTACACGAGGAGGGGGAGGCTGGTCAGCTTCACCGACTCCTTCCACGGGACCCTCGTCCTCCCAGCGAGCGTCAGCGGGATTATACGAGACGCTCTCGAGGGTCTAGGCGGCCCGTGGTACAAGGACGTTGTTTTCGTCGAGTATCCCAACCCGTACAGGAACAAGTGGGGTGTGGATGGCTACGAGAAGCCGGGGGAGCTGACGGCTCTGGCGCTTAAAGAGCTAGAGGAGGTCTTGAGAGGCACAGGAGGCGTGGCGGCCGTCGTGATAGAACCCGTCCAGGGCGACGCGGGAGTGGTTGTCCCGCCCAAGGACTTCGTGAGAGAGGTGGCTAGGCTCGCCGGCGAGCACGGCTCACTTCTAGTCGTCGACGAGGCGCAGACCGGGCTCGGGCGGACAGGGGCGTGGTGGGGCGTCGAGCACTACGGTGTAGCACCCGACGTACTGGTATCGGCTAAGGCGTTGGGGGGCGGTTTCCCCTTATCCGCCGTGGTGGCTAGGAGCGATATACTCGAGGCGTTACCAAGGGTTGGTCTAGGGTTCACAAACATGGGGCACGCTGTCTCGTGTAGAGCTGCTCTTGCCACGATCAGGGTCATAGAAAGAGAGGGACTGATAGAGAGGGCCCGTACCCTTGGGGCCTACTTGACCAGGAGACTGAGAGAGATCCAGGAAAACCACCCCGTGATCGGCGACGTCAGGGGCCTCGGTCTCATGGTGGGTGTAGAGGTCGTCGAAGACCATAGGTCGAGGAGGCCCTCTAGAGTCAAGGCTCTGAAGGTCGCTTGGGGTGCGTGGAGAAAGGGGGTTATAACGACCACCCTGGGCAGGCACGGAAACGTCCTCCGGCTTACGCCGCCGCTCAACATCCCGCTCGAAGACCTAGAAAAGGCGATAACGGTATTGGAGGAAGCCGTTAAAGACGTGGAGGAAGGGAGGGTACCCGACGAGGTCGTCGAAGGCGTCGAGGGTTGGGGGTCGTGGAGTTAG